The Altererythrobacter sp. Root672 genome includes a window with the following:
- a CDS encoding phosphatidate cytidylyltransferase: MADDRPAAHAPGSFDPVPLNVRTADLPIRLASAGMMLAVLLLALWLGGQALDTFIYLVALIGFVEFMLLVFKATPRFTVRLPAVIAGAFYFGCAASIMAGAGTFLLVLVIGVTVATDTGAYFVGRAIGGPKIAPSISPSKTWAGLVGGMVASAAWVFAWVFAIDAPLDDWLGPRFELGLKMSAQNLVGAVFVGAGLAVVAQVGDFFESWLKRRAGVKDSSRLIPGHGGIFDRIDGLIPVAIVAGLVATQMVV, encoded by the coding sequence ATGGCGGACGATAGGCCCGCAGCCCACGCCCCGGGAAGTTTCGACCCGGTGCCGTTGAATGTGCGAACGGCGGATCTGCCGATCCGGCTGGCGTCGGCTGGGATGATGCTCGCGGTGCTGTTGCTGGCCTTGTGGCTGGGCGGACAGGCGCTCGACACGTTCATCTACCTGGTCGCGCTGATCGGCTTCGTTGAGTTCATGCTGCTGGTGTTCAAGGCCACGCCGCGTTTCACCGTCCGCCTTCCCGCGGTGATCGCCGGGGCGTTCTATTTCGGCTGTGCCGCTTCGATCATGGCTGGGGCGGGCACTTTCCTGCTGGTGCTGGTCATCGGGGTGACCGTCGCCACGGACACCGGCGCCTACTTTGTCGGCCGCGCGATCGGCGGGCCGAAGATTGCGCCATCGATAAGTCCGTCCAAGACCTGGGCAGGTCTGGTTGGTGGCATGGTAGCTTCCGCTGCTTGGGTCTTCGCCTGGGTGTTTGCGATCGATGCGCCGCTCGACGACTGGCTCGGTCCGCGGTTTGAGTTGGGACTCAAGATGTCGGCGCAGAACCTCGTCGGCGCGGTGTTTGTCGGGGCGGGGCTGGCAGTCGTGGCTCAAGTCGGAGACTTTTTCGAGAGCTGGCTGAAGCGACGCGCAGGCGTTAAGGACAGTTCGCGCCTGATTCCGGGTCATGGCGGGATATTCGACCGGATCGACGGCCTAATCCCGGTCGCGATCGTGGCTGGTTTGGTCGCGACGCAGATGGTCGTCTAG
- the pyrH gene encoding UMP kinase produces the protein MPMPSVKRVLLKLSGEVLMGGQQFGIDPAVVNELAREVKAAKESGLEICLVIGGGNIFRGMAGAAQGMDRAQADYMGMLATVMNALAMQNALEQLGVHTRVQSAVQMDQVCEPVIRRRAERHLEKGRIVIFAAGVGSPYFTTDSGAALRAAEMRCDALLKGTSVDGVYDDDPKKNSNATRFETVSYDRVLADNLKVMDASAVALCRDNDIPIVVFSIREKGNLARVLSGEGVQTIVQKEA, from the coding sequence ATGCCAATGCCCAGCGTCAAGCGCGTCCTGCTCAAGTTATCGGGCGAAGTGCTTATGGGCGGGCAGCAGTTCGGGATCGATCCTGCAGTGGTCAACGAGCTCGCGCGCGAGGTTAAGGCGGCCAAGGAAAGCGGCCTCGAAATTTGCCTCGTCATTGGCGGCGGAAACATCTTCCGCGGCATGGCGGGTGCGGCCCAGGGCATGGACCGGGCGCAAGCCGATTACATGGGCATGCTGGCCACGGTGATGAACGCGCTGGCGATGCAGAACGCGCTTGAACAACTTGGCGTCCATACGCGGGTCCAGTCGGCCGTGCAGATGGACCAGGTTTGCGAGCCCGTGATCCGCCGCCGGGCTGAACGCCACCTGGAGAAGGGGCGCATCGTGATCTTCGCCGCGGGTGTCGGCAGCCCCTACTTCACCACTGACAGTGGCGCGGCCCTGCGGGCTGCGGAGATGCGGTGCGATGCCTTGCTCAAGGGCACCAGCGTCGATGGCGTCTACGACGACGATCCGAAGAAGAATTCGAATGCGACGCGTTTCGAAACCGTGAGTTACGACCGTGTCCTTGCAGACAACCTCAAGGTCATGGACGCCTCCGCCGTGGCGCTGTGCCGCGACAACGATATCCCGATCGTGGTCTTCTCGATCCGCGAGAAGGGCAATCTTGCGCGGGTGCTGTCAGGTGAAGGCGTGCAGACGATAGTGCAAAAGGAAGCCTGA
- the frr gene encoding ribosome recycling factor — MPKYDKADIERRMVGAVESLKSDLSGLRTGRANVALLDPVMVEVYGSMMPLNQVATVSAPEPRMLSVQVWDRSNVTPVEKGIAHANLGLNPMIDGQTLRLPLPDLTEERRKELAKLAGKYAEGAKIAIRNVRRDGMEALKEDEKKKDISEDDRKRMEDEVQKLTDRFVADVDAAAAHKEKEILQP, encoded by the coding sequence ATGCCCAAGTACGACAAGGCCGATATCGAGCGCCGGATGGTCGGTGCAGTCGAGAGCCTGAAGAGCGACCTTTCGGGCTTGCGCACCGGGCGCGCCAACGTGGCGCTGCTCGACCCCGTCATGGTTGAGGTCTACGGTTCGATGATGCCATTGAACCAGGTCGCCACCGTTTCCGCGCCCGAGCCGCGCATGCTGAGCGTGCAGGTGTGGGACCGGTCGAACGTGACGCCGGTGGAGAAGGGCATTGCCCACGCCAACCTCGGCCTCAATCCGATGATCGACGGCCAGACCTTGCGCTTGCCGCTGCCCGACCTGACTGAAGAGCGCCGCAAGGAACTGGCGAAGCTCGCCGGCAAGTATGCCGAGGGCGCCAAGATCGCCATCCGCAACGTCCGCCGCGACGGCATGGAAGCGCTCAAGGAAGACGAGAAGAAGAAGGATATCTCGGAAGACGACCGCAAGCGGATGGAAGACGAAGTCCAGAAGCTGACCGATCGTTTCGTGGCCGACGTGGATGCGGCAGCGGCGCACAAGGAAAAGGAAATCCTGCAGCCGTGA
- the bamA gene encoding outer membrane protein assembly factor BamA, with amino-acid sequence MSGKAKSIGASHFVVALLGCTVLAGVPVAALAQQAQPPAAPAPLDAAAAQAPAQTPAQPEGGVIRSIAVAGAQRLEPATIVSYIQMRVGQNYTAALADQALKDLAATELFSDFNIDFDANTGNVVITVVESPVINRVVLEGNKRLKDDKILPEIKLAPRQIFTRSKVRADVARIIELYKRQGRFAATVEPQMVQLDQNRVDVIFEINEGPKSKVRQINIIGNEQFSDGELQGEMVTKVASLTKIFSSTTSYDPDRLAFDQQQLRSFYLQNGYVDFRIVSAVAELTPDKKDFIITFVVEEGERYKFGNVAVESQLRDFDSTVMTNALPMKTGDWYDAKLVEDTIDNITETAGTFGYAFAEVRPQYVRNRENLTMDLKFVINEAPRVYVERVDINGNTLTQDKVIRREFRLAEGDAFNSLSVKRSTARINSLGYFQENFEIEQVDGSAPDRIVLEANVQEQATGELSLSAGFSSLESFVFQGSIRQNNFRGRGQTVGLQLNYSRYSQAFNVSFTEPYVFDKNISAGADIYRRDYNNAYYKDTTATYESSTTGLQGRLGIPLTETVSALARYTLNFEDVTIDENQYYSDLDGDGVRTCDPILAGRYLCDAIGKRTSSILGMSVIQNTLDNGARPTRGQRAIASVDLAGLGGDTYYVRGRAEAKRFWQLRPGFIFTLGAEVGYIHGLKDKGPETDDVQLTDRFFLGEPDIRGFDIRGVGPRVIRQLYETDGTGNVVIGPDGNGVLIPYDSKNTQNDSLGGHAYYLGRAELEIPLGSGAREMGIRPSIFADIGSVFGVKTPVLIDTFPNGSFYPTRNATGDPLYTQINDSTLNSSGVCTGTAVIVTSPTNSNPGCLPASNGQANNIPIGTTYPAFKETFLGNSAMPRLSVGIGVNWNSPFGPFRIDFAYPILKQEGDDTKKFSFNVGTQF; translated from the coding sequence ATGAGCGGTAAGGCAAAGTCGATCGGCGCCTCGCATTTCGTTGTGGCCCTCCTGGGGTGCACTGTCCTGGCGGGAGTTCCGGTTGCGGCGCTTGCCCAACAGGCCCAGCCACCTGCAGCGCCGGCACCGCTTGATGCAGCAGCTGCCCAGGCCCCAGCCCAAACTCCGGCACAGCCCGAAGGCGGCGTGATCCGTTCGATCGCGGTGGCGGGCGCCCAGCGGCTCGAACCCGCGACGATCGTATCTTACATCCAGATGCGCGTCGGGCAGAACTACACTGCCGCCTTGGCCGACCAGGCGCTCAAGGACCTGGCCGCTACCGAGCTGTTTTCGGACTTCAACATCGATTTCGACGCGAATACCGGCAATGTTGTCATCACGGTCGTCGAAAGCCCGGTGATCAACCGGGTGGTTCTGGAGGGCAACAAGCGCCTCAAGGACGACAAGATCCTGCCCGAGATCAAGCTCGCGCCGCGTCAGATATTCACCCGTTCCAAGGTCCGCGCAGACGTCGCGCGCATCATCGAACTCTACAAGCGCCAGGGTCGCTTCGCGGCAACGGTCGAGCCGCAGATGGTCCAGCTCGACCAGAACCGCGTCGATGTCATCTTCGAGATCAACGAAGGTCCGAAGTCCAAGGTCCGCCAGATCAACATCATCGGCAACGAGCAGTTCTCGGATGGTGAGTTGCAGGGCGAGATGGTGACCAAGGTCGCCAGCCTGACCAAGATCTTCAGCTCGACGACGAGCTATGACCCTGACAGGCTGGCGTTCGACCAGCAGCAGCTGCGCTCGTTCTATCTGCAGAACGGCTATGTCGATTTCCGCATCGTCTCTGCGGTTGCCGAGCTGACCCCGGACAAGAAAGACTTCATCATCACGTTCGTGGTGGAAGAGGGTGAGCGCTACAAGTTCGGCAACGTCGCTGTCGAAAGCCAGCTGCGTGATTTCGACAGCACGGTGATGACCAACGCGCTGCCGATGAAAACCGGCGACTGGTATGATGCCAAGTTGGTCGAAGATACCATCGACAACATCACCGAGACGGCTGGCACGTTCGGCTATGCCTTCGCCGAAGTGCGCCCACAGTACGTGCGCAATCGCGAAAACCTGACGATGGACCTCAAGTTCGTCATCAACGAAGCGCCGCGCGTCTATGTCGAGCGGGTCGACATCAACGGCAACACGCTGACGCAGGACAAGGTTATCCGGCGTGAGTTCCGCCTTGCCGAAGGCGATGCGTTCAACTCGCTGAGCGTCAAACGTTCGACCGCGCGCATCAACTCGCTGGGCTATTTCCAGGAGAACTTCGAGATCGAGCAGGTCGATGGCAGCGCGCCCGACCGGATCGTCCTCGAGGCTAACGTCCAGGAACAGGCGACGGGCGAGCTTTCGCTTTCGGCCGGCTTCTCCAGCCTTGAGAGCTTCGTGTTCCAGGGCTCGATCCGCCAGAACAACTTCCGCGGCCGCGGGCAGACCGTGGGCCTTCAGCTCAACTATTCGCGCTATTCGCAAGCGTTCAACGTCAGCTTCACCGAGCCTTACGTATTCGACAAGAACATCTCGGCCGGTGCCGACATCTACCGCCGCGACTACAACAACGCCTATTACAAGGATACCACCGCCACTTACGAATCCTCGACGACAGGACTTCAGGGGCGTTTGGGAATTCCGCTGACCGAGACGGTTTCAGCGCTTGCTCGCTATACGTTGAACTTTGAAGACGTAACCATCGACGAAAACCAGTATTACTCCGACCTCGATGGCGATGGCGTGCGGACTTGCGACCCGATCCTTGCCGGACGCTATCTGTGCGACGCCATCGGCAAGCGCACCAGTTCAATTCTGGGCATGTCGGTCATTCAGAACACCTTGGACAATGGCGCGCGACCGACACGTGGTCAGCGAGCCATTGCCAGTGTCGACCTGGCGGGCCTTGGCGGCGATACCTACTACGTTCGCGGACGGGCGGAAGCGAAGCGGTTTTGGCAGCTACGCCCGGGTTTCATCTTCACGCTCGGAGCGGAAGTCGGATATATCCACGGCCTGAAAGACAAGGGCCCGGAAACGGATGACGTTCAGCTCACCGATCGGTTCTTCCTTGGCGAGCCTGACATTCGCGGCTTTGATATTCGCGGCGTTGGCCCTCGCGTAATAAGGCAATTGTACGAAACGGATGGGACCGGCAATGTTGTTATCGGTCCCGACGGCAACGGGGTTCTGATACCCTACGATTCAAAGAACACTCAGAACGATTCACTGGGCGGACACGCCTACTATCTTGGCAGAGCCGAACTCGAAATCCCGCTGGGGTCGGGCGCGCGCGAGATGGGTATTCGTCCGTCGATCTTTGCCGACATCGGCTCGGTCTTCGGCGTCAAGACGCCGGTCCTTATCGACACCTTCCCGAATGGCAGTTTCTATCCGACGCGCAATGCCACGGGTGACCCGCTGTACACGCAAATCAACGACTCTACGTTGAATTCCAGCGGCGTTTGTACTGGTACGGCGGTCATCGTGACCAGTCCCACCAATTCGAATCCGGGCTGCCTGCCGGCCAGCAATGGCCAGGCCAACAACATTCCGATCGGCACGACCTATCCGGCGTTCAAGGAAACGT
- the rseP gene encoding RIP metalloprotease RseP, with product MWIVGFLLVLGPLVTVHELGHYLVGRWFGVKADSFSVGFGKELAGYTDKRGTRWKLSALPLGGYVQFAGDMNPAGQPSEEWLALPEEERAKTFQAKPLWQRALIVAAGPVTNLLVAIAILASFNLAYGRLEIPPVVAMLVDDGAAAKAGIKVGDRILAVNGNTIEGFNQVPAMVAAYPGEDIAFEVERGGERLTYEFQIAAVKERDRFGNEFLTGQVGIGSGAGRLVPVGPAEAVVLSVRQTGDIVSMMVTGIKQIVTGRRPITELGGPIKIAKFSGEQLSLGWREYVWFAAMISINLAFINLLPIPALDGGHLAFYAAEAVRRKPASPRSQEWAFRTGIAFVLALMLFVTINDVASLSLFGS from the coding sequence ATGTGGATAGTCGGCTTCCTGCTGGTGCTTGGGCCGTTGGTGACCGTCCACGAACTCGGTCACTATCTGGTGGGGCGCTGGTTCGGCGTTAAGGCCGACAGCTTCTCGGTCGGCTTTGGTAAGGAACTGGCCGGCTATACCGACAAGCGCGGTACTCGCTGGAAGCTCTCCGCTCTGCCGCTCGGTGGCTACGTGCAATTCGCCGGTGACATGAACCCCGCAGGGCAGCCGAGCGAAGAATGGCTTGCGCTGCCAGAGGAAGAGCGGGCGAAAACCTTTCAGGCCAAGCCTTTATGGCAGCGCGCCTTGATCGTTGCTGCGGGGCCGGTGACCAACCTGCTTGTCGCCATCGCGATCCTCGCCAGTTTCAATCTCGCCTATGGCCGCCTGGAGATACCTCCTGTCGTCGCGATGCTGGTGGACGATGGCGCTGCTGCCAAGGCTGGGATCAAGGTCGGGGACCGTATCCTGGCGGTGAACGGCAACACTATCGAAGGCTTCAACCAAGTTCCGGCAATGGTCGCCGCCTATCCCGGCGAGGACATTGCCTTCGAAGTCGAGCGCGGCGGAGAGCGCCTGACTTACGAGTTCCAGATCGCCGCGGTGAAGGAGCGAGATCGCTTCGGTAACGAGTTCCTGACGGGGCAGGTCGGCATTGGATCGGGGGCAGGGCGCCTGGTTCCCGTAGGTCCCGCTGAGGCCGTCGTGCTGTCGGTGCGGCAGACCGGCGACATCGTCAGCATGATGGTGACCGGCATCAAGCAGATCGTGACAGGCCGACGGCCGATCACCGAGCTTGGCGGACCGATCAAGATCGCCAAGTTTTCCGGCGAGCAACTGAGCCTCGGATGGCGCGAATACGTATGGTTCGCGGCGATGATCTCGATTAACTTGGCATTCATTAACCTGCTGCCAATCCCGGCCCTCGACGGTGGGCATCTGGCTTTCTACGCGGCCGAAGCGGTCCGCCGGAAACCAGCCAGTCCGCGCAGTCAAGAATGGGCGTTCCGCACCGGTATAGCCTTCGTGCTGGCCTTGATGCTGTTCGTTACCATCAACGACGTCGCCTCGCTGTCTTTGTTCGGCAGCTAG
- the uppS gene encoding polyprenyl diphosphate synthase — protein MDGNGRWAKRRHLPRALGHQRGVEAVRRLVRAIGPMGIDCLTLYAFSSENWKRPDEEISDLMGLMRKFIRSDLPEFIANDVRLKILGDYKAMAPDIVEMLEDALERTSGGSKTLAVALNYGSQQEIARAAAKAAAEGPVTPETIAANLDTADLPPLDLLIRTSGEVRLSNFLLWQAAYAEMWFTDVLWPDFTLAHLEEALASFAGRERRYGGR, from the coding sequence ATGGATGGCAACGGCCGGTGGGCCAAGCGGCGCCATCTGCCACGCGCCCTGGGTCACCAGCGCGGGGTCGAGGCCGTGCGCCGGCTTGTCCGCGCGATCGGGCCGATGGGGATCGATTGCCTCACGCTTTACGCCTTTTCCTCCGAGAACTGGAAACGGCCCGATGAAGAGATCTCCGATCTCATGGGCCTGATGCGGAAGTTCATCCGCAGCGACTTGCCTGAGTTCATCGCCAATGACGTGCGGCTGAAGATACTCGGCGATTACAAGGCCATGGCGCCTGATATTGTCGAGATGCTCGAAGACGCGCTGGAACGGACATCGGGTGGCAGCAAGACGCTGGCTGTGGCGCTGAACTATGGCTCGCAGCAGGAGATTGCCCGCGCCGCCGCCAAGGCCGCCGCCGAGGGCCCGGTGACGCCCGAGACGATCGCTGCCAATCTCGACACCGCCGATTTGCCGCCGCTCGATCTGCTGATCCGCACCTCGGGCGAGGTGCGGCTGTCGAACTTCCTGCTCTGGCAAGCGGCCTATGCCGAGATGTGGTTTACCGATGTGCTGTGGCCGGATTTCACTCTCGCGCATTTAGAAGAGGCGCTGGCGAGTTTTGCCGGCAGGGAACGGCGATATGGCGGACGATAG
- a CDS encoding LysR family transcriptional regulator, with translation MAFEKTKEFDWDKVRVFLALIHEGTLSGAARSLRIVPSSVSRNIEDLEHALGSHLFYRTPRGYLPTDAGRALVENAEAAERAMFAFTARGSGHGSSVTGTVRLATAENFATRLILPNVATLLARHPELRLEVVTDVRTVQLSRREADIALRLVRPRSGSYLVSKVAEMESAIFAASDYLLEGPIIDRLVCWDERDADLAAAQWLRKMRPKGKAAVTTTSLASQLAAVKGGAGLGVLPLFMADGLNKVSDEILRQPVWLVRHSDTHRSAPIIAVMQFIRECLGRTSHGFS, from the coding sequence GTGGCTTTCGAAAAAACGAAAGAGTTCGACTGGGACAAAGTCCGGGTCTTTCTGGCCTTGATACATGAGGGAACGTTGTCCGGTGCGGCCCGCAGCCTGCGCATCGTTCCGTCTTCGGTTTCCCGTAACATCGAGGACCTAGAGCACGCGTTGGGCTCGCATCTGTTTTATCGAACTCCGCGCGGATATCTTCCGACAGATGCAGGCCGTGCATTGGTGGAGAACGCAGAAGCTGCCGAACGGGCGATGTTTGCCTTCACAGCGCGCGGAAGCGGGCACGGCAGCTCGGTCACAGGGACCGTGCGCCTTGCCACAGCGGAGAACTTTGCGACCCGACTGATCCTGCCAAATGTGGCGACACTTCTCGCGCGCCACCCAGAGTTGCGCCTTGAAGTCGTGACGGACGTGCGCACTGTACAACTCAGCCGTCGCGAGGCGGACATCGCTCTAAGACTCGTACGGCCTCGATCTGGAAGTTATCTGGTCTCGAAAGTCGCTGAAATGGAAAGCGCGATCTTCGCCGCGTCCGACTATCTGCTGGAAGGCCCAATCATCGATCGACTTGTGTGTTGGGATGAGCGCGATGCCGACCTTGCCGCCGCACAATGGCTGCGCAAGATGCGGCCCAAGGGCAAGGCTGCCGTCACGACTACGAGTCTTGCAAGTCAGCTTGCCGCGGTGAAGGGCGGGGCAGGGCTTGGAGTCTTGCCGCTGTTCATGGCCGATGGTCTTAACAAGGTGAGCGACGAAATCCTGCGCCAGCCAGTCTGGCTAGTCCGGCACAGCGACACACACCGCAGCGCGCCGATAATCGCCGTTATGCAGTTTATCCGTGAATGTCTCGGCAGGACCAGTCACGGCTTTAGCTGA
- a CDS encoding alpha/beta fold hydrolase: MNLTTGKRELAAIDGARGEATEARIRRTSPLLADMLLDHAFGTVFASTALSRREREMATIGMLGAIGGVEPQLRLHVEAALRVGADRDEIVALLEQMSVYAGYPRAINMLNTVREVFDEERLPMAAGTKEWSLRDSTTRVFDSGENKPVLVLVHALGLDWRMWRDVIPHLTRAHRVIAYDLRGFGAAQTAAPAQGLSDYAVDLAELIQSLGTGPVHLAGLSLGGSIGLELALKHPELLSSLTVIAATAWSFPAFAERAHAADEQGLPAQIAPSLTRWFRPSDLATNNWGVRYARDCVERADLAGWRAGWNALAGIGVGEHLGQICIPTHVIAGENDASTPPSLMQGLAEIPTTRFTTISGAPHMLALTHADELAKAISLD; this comes from the coding sequence GTGAACCTCACGACCGGAAAACGCGAACTGGCCGCCATCGACGGCGCGCGCGGTGAAGCTACCGAAGCGCGAATTCGCCGGACATCGCCCCTGCTTGCGGACATGCTGCTAGATCATGCATTCGGCACCGTCTTTGCCAGTACCGCGCTTTCGCGGCGCGAACGCGAGATGGCGACGATCGGCATGTTGGGCGCGATAGGCGGCGTGGAGCCGCAATTGCGCCTCCACGTCGAGGCGGCATTGCGTGTGGGCGCGGATCGCGACGAGATCGTGGCCCTTCTGGAGCAGATGTCGGTCTATGCTGGTTACCCGCGCGCCATCAACATGCTGAATACAGTGCGGGAAGTCTTTGATGAGGAACGGCTTCCTATGGCCGCGGGTACCAAGGAATGGTCCCTCCGCGACTCCACCACGCGTGTATTCGATAGCGGCGAGAACAAGCCGGTGTTGGTGCTGGTCCATGCTCTCGGACTGGATTGGCGCATGTGGCGAGACGTCATTCCTCATCTGACCAGAGCGCACCGCGTTATCGCTTATGACTTGCGCGGCTTCGGCGCCGCCCAAACTGCAGCGCCCGCACAAGGCCTCAGCGACTACGCGGTCGACCTGGCCGAGCTCATCCAAAGCCTCGGCACCGGCCCCGTTCACCTGGCCGGGCTTTCGCTGGGAGGATCCATCGGACTCGAACTGGCTCTCAAGCATCCAGAGCTGCTCTCGAGCCTCACAGTCATCGCGGCCACAGCCTGGTCGTTCCCTGCATTTGCAGAGCGCGCCCACGCCGCCGACGAGCAAGGCCTTCCCGCCCAGATTGCACCAAGTCTGACGCGCTGGTTTCGGCCTTCCGACCTTGCCACCAACAACTGGGGCGTGCGCTATGCGCGTGATTGCGTTGAGCGAGCAGACCTCGCGGGATGGCGCGCGGGATGGAATGCCCTCGCCGGTATCGGGGTAGGCGAACATCTCGGGCAAATTTGCATCCCCACCCACGTGATCGCAGGCGAAAATGATGCGTCGACACCTCCGTCGCTCATGCAAGGATTGGCGGAAATCCCAACAACCAGATTCACCACGATCTCCGGTGCCCCACATATGCTGGCGCTCACCCATGCAGATGAACTTGCAAAGGCCATTTCGCTCGATTGA
- the dxr gene encoding 1-deoxy-D-xylulose-5-phosphate reductoisomerase gives MRTITILGATGSIGASTLDLIRRNRTDWRVVALTAHSQANELARLAREFRPEIAVIGDEARLPELREALAGTGIESAGGAQALCEAAGRATDLTVSAIVGAAGLAPTMAAIEQGGVVALANKEALVSAGDVMTAAVARFGATLLPTDSEHNAIFQCLQAGRIEDVRSITLTASGGPFREWTWDQLRAASPAQALKHPNWDMGAKITIDSATMMNKGLEYIEAHRLFPVGLEKIRILVHPQSVIHSMVEYRDGSTLAQLGPSDMRVPIASCLAWPARMDTPCAPLDLAALGSLTFFAPDEERFPATRLAREAAEAGGAAPAVLSAANEVAVAAFLAGQIAFTDISALVAQTLDSDLPPAPQCLDDVLAVDAVARVRAAEMLEITRVA, from the coding sequence ATGCGTACAATCACGATCCTTGGGGCGACCGGCTCGATCGGGGCCTCCACGCTCGACCTGATCCGGCGCAACCGGACGGACTGGCGCGTGGTGGCGCTGACGGCCCATTCCCAAGCGAATGAGCTGGCTCGCCTGGCGCGTGAGTTTCGACCCGAGATCGCGGTCATCGGCGATGAAGCTCGCCTGCCGGAATTGCGGGAGGCACTCGCTGGAACCGGGATCGAAAGTGCAGGAGGCGCCCAGGCGCTGTGCGAAGCCGCCGGGCGCGCCACCGACTTGACGGTGTCGGCCATCGTCGGGGCCGCCGGGTTGGCGCCGACAATGGCGGCGATCGAGCAGGGCGGCGTGGTGGCCTTGGCCAACAAAGAGGCGCTGGTTTCGGCAGGCGACGTGATGACCGCCGCCGTCGCGCGGTTCGGCGCCACGCTGCTGCCCACCGACAGCGAGCACAACGCGATTTTCCAATGCCTGCAAGCCGGCCGGATCGAGGACGTACGCTCGATCACCCTGACAGCGAGTGGCGGGCCGTTCCGCGAATGGACCTGGGATCAACTGCGCGCGGCAAGCCCGGCGCAGGCGCTCAAGCATCCGAACTGGGACATGGGTGCGAAGATCACCATCGATTCCGCGACGATGATGAACAAGGGCCTCGAATACATCGAGGCGCACCGGCTGTTTCCGGTCGGGCTCGAGAAGATCCGCATTCTCGTCCATCCGCAAAGCGTGATCCACTCGATGGTCGAATACCGCGACGGGTCCACCCTGGCGCAGCTTGGCCCTTCGGACATGCGCGTGCCTATCGCCTCGTGCCTCGCCTGGCCGGCGCGCATGGATACGCCTTGTGCACCGCTGGATCTTGCAGCGCTTGGCTCGCTGACTTTCTTTGCGCCCGACGAGGAGCGCTTCCCCGCGACCAGGCTTGCGCGTGAAGCGGCGGAAGCGGGCGGGGCTGCGCCTGCGGTGCTGAGCGCAGCGAACGAAGTGGCCGTGGCGGCGTTTCTCGCTGGTCAGATAGCGTTCACCGATATTTCGGCATTGGTGGCGCAAACTCTCGACAGCGACCTGCCACCCGCACCACAGTGCCTCGACGATGTTCTCGCCGTCGACGCTGTGGCGAGGGTGAGGGCCGCCGAAATGCTGGAGATTACCCGAGTTGCTTGA